One Kineococcus aurantiacus genomic window carries:
- a CDS encoding LuxR C-terminal-related transcriptional regulator, with product MTALVERPGMAVPSRLGRFAALVAVADPAVRESVTRTLRMLGAVNVEHATSVAQARAMARTGPRALFIADAGLPDGSGAQLVSELRAAGWNRCVVLSSNADPFAVRGAVAAGVRCYLVTTRPEGVGFEGRGGESGVDSLSEREVEVLQHVADGRSNKDTGALLGLSALTVKSHLARIARKLGTGDRAEMVAITLRAGVIQ from the coding sequence GTGACTGCGCTCGTCGAACGCCCCGGGATGGCCGTTCCTTCCCGTCTCGGCCGCTTCGCGGCCCTCGTCGCCGTCGCGGACCCCGCGGTGCGCGAATCGGTCACGCGCACGCTGCGCATGCTCGGCGCCGTGAACGTCGAGCACGCCACGAGCGTGGCCCAGGCCCGCGCGATGGCCCGCACCGGCCCGCGGGCCCTGTTCATCGCCGACGCCGGCCTGCCGGACGGCTCGGGCGCCCAGCTGGTCTCGGAGCTGCGCGCGGCCGGCTGGAACCGCTGCGTCGTGCTGTCCTCGAACGCCGACCCGTTCGCCGTGCGCGGCGCGGTGGCGGCCGGGGTGCGCTGCTACCTGGTGACGACCCGCCCCGAGGGCGTGGGCTTCGAGGGTCGCGGCGGGGAGTCCGGCGTGGACTCGCTGTCCGAGCGCGAGGTGGAGGTGCTCCAGCACGTCGCCGACGGCCGCTCCAACAAGGACACCGGCGCGCTGCTGGGCCTGTCGGCGCTGACGGTGAAGAGCCACCTGGCGCGCATCGCCCGCAAGCTCGGGACCGGCGACCGCGCCGAGATGGTGGCCATCACGCTGCGCGCGGGTGTGATCCAGTAG